Sequence from the Camelus dromedarius isolate mCamDro1 chromosome 12, mCamDro1.pat, whole genome shotgun sequence genome:
GGCAGTGAACATGAGGCGCTCAGAAAAGCAGGAGCGGTGGGGAAACATGTTACAGGACAAGGAGTGGGGACAAAACCCGAAGGAGAAGAACAAGCAGCAGACCCAACTCTGGTACTGCAGCCAGAACCCGAGAGTAGGATGTCACAGAGAGGAAAGAATGCACGGTACAGAAAGTTCTAGAGAACCCAGCGTGTCCACGGAATCCACAGGGGCAAGAAGCAGAATGTGAAGCCACAGGCTAGATTCCCAAGAGGAGCCAATCCAAAGCCAGTCCCCAAGAACCTTCCATGTACTTACATTTCAGCGCAGGGGCCTCGCAGGCCGCCCTTACTTCAGACCAACGGAAAGTCCAATAATCAACGCTACAATGCCCAGCAACACAACCACTACTACAATGATAATTATCAATTTCTGGAGGGGGGgataagagaaacaaaaacaggtCATTATTACCAACAACCAAACGGCCCTAAGAAGTCATCCAAACCACCCCTCCAAAGCCTCTACACAGGCAGcatctttccaaataaaaagcCAACACCGCTACATAAAGACGTTCCATGAGGACATGTTACGTGTCTCAAGTTACTTCTGGGCGAGCAAGGCCAGCGGTGGAGATACGGAGTTTCCATCAGCTCTCAGCTCACACACATGGACAGAGCAACTATCACCAGGTCTCCAAGCAGCGACGGGCCAAGATATAAAGTCACTGCTTGTTCCTTTTCAAGGAGTGTAGAGACATTTTTGACATCATCCTACTTTCAAATTTCTGCCCATCTCCTCCCCAAAATACACCCCCACCTGTCAGACCCAGCACAGTGACCATGGGTTAGAAAGCAAGATTACGGTCCCCTTGCAAGCCAGCCCAGATTCATCACATAAAGTAACTCCCCAGCTCCCTGGATACCTGCACCCGCCACAGGCAgagttggaagaaaaagaaagaactgaagaACAAATCTATCAGatcccaagagaaatagaaaagagcAGGCTGAAAAAAGCACAAACCACCAGGGTGGACGACCACAGCCGCTGGGTAGAGGAGCTCAGAAGTCCTCAAGCAAAGGGGGCACCAGCACAAGGGGGCAGGGGCGGGCAGTAGAGATGGTGTGATGGAAAGAGCCTGACTGAAATCTGAATTTGAATCTGGGGTCCTATGCCTACTAAGTGGCCTGAAGCCAGTGACTTAACCTGATTCTCAActgtttcatctgtaaagtagaaaCAACAGGTGCTCCAAGAGACCGGAGATAATGTTTACATAGCAATCCGAGCACCGCTGGGTTCaccttagagaaaaaaaagaaataaaggggggcggggcctgggcgaCTGGAGGGGAAGACAATGACGAGGTTTCTAAAGAGCAGAGGAGTCAGGTGTGACATCGGAAAGGACCCTGAGCTCCGTCCAGGAGATGAGCAGCAACCCCTGGGCAATGATGCGTCCACACCGCAGGGCTGCCTTCACGCGTGGGTTCTCGGGCAGAGAGCACGTGGGCCAGATCCATGCGCAGCACAGACGGGAAGGCAGGGCAGCTACTCTCTAGGGAAAGTGGACGGGGGCTCCGGGGTGAGGCCAGGGCAGAGGACACGGGTGGGGCTCGAGGACACGGGTGGGGACGACCACAGCGAGGAGAGGCAGGTCGGTCCGGCTGAGACTAAGGGCTCACCCTCCGAGCTTCACTCTGATACTTGACGGCCTTTTTGGTATCTGCCACGGCCCGCTCCACGAAGCCCACGGACTGGTCCATGTTGTTCTCAATACGGTCAATCATGGCTCCCTTTCCCCGGATGCAGGAGGTGGTGGcagcagagacagagatggggcgCGGGAAGAGAGAAAGAGCGAGAGACAGCGCGCGATGGGCGCTCTCCTCCGAGGGCGGCGGGAGAGCCTCACCTTTCGGGCCTGGCCCTGGTACTTCAGGGCTCTTTTGGTTTCATCCCGAGCCTTCTCCACGTGATCCACCGTGTGCATGACGTTCAACTCTATGTTATCTATCATCTCACCCTGTAGAGAACAGGCACCCGTCACACCCGAGGAACCCAGCCCAGGACAGTCCCGAGCTACTGTGAGCAAGGGCTTCTCTTTCCTATTGTCCTCAGTGCCGAGAGGAGCACGTGGAAACGTTCACGCACAGCCTTGCGTGGGGCGCACTTTCCCACCTTCCGCGCGATTACCTACGGTCCCCCAGGCCTGCGTGGCTGTCGCTTATTCCAGAAACATTCACTCAATTACGTTCCCATAAGGGGCACTGCACTGGGCACCGGGAGCACCTTGTCTAGAGGCCTGGTATTTTCTGAAGAATGCCAccaccacttcttttttttcaattaagaatGCGAGGAGAGAAGCCAAAATAATTGTCTTGTGCTCTTTGGGCATGACCAGGATGCTGGCCTCTTCCTGGTCATTCAGAGCTGAATCAAGTTCATCCCGCCTGAACTGAGTTTGTTCACTACCTTAGAATagtgcccggcacacagcaggtgctcaataaacagccCAGGCTGGGAACAGACACTTTCTCTAAGATCTTCCCAGACCCCAGAAGGGATGGACATTGTTTTACCCAAGCTACTTGGCTATGACCCAGTGGTCTCAGTAGGATTCCCAGCCATCTCCCAGCTATTACTTCCTGGCTGGAAATGTGGTCTCTCCAATTACTGTCTGGGCATCTGAGGATGGGAATTCCCCTCACCCACCCAGACCTTCTTCAACCCGAGCCATCACTTTACGGAACTCTCTagccagagacagacagacacttaCCATAACTTGACTCTCAAGCCAGTTCCTCGGGAAGGCAgtgtggggagaaaaaagaagaaggaggatgGAGGGACAGGAGACGTGGTCTCAAAGACCAGAATGGAGTGAAGGAAAGGTGCCTGATCCCTGAGCAGGGAACCAATGTCAAAACCAGTCAAGCCATGCTCGGGCCTCAGTTAGGTTTCCTTCTACAAAGGAAGCAGTTTTCGGTCCTTTCCAGGTGGCAGAGCCCCTGGGAGTTCGTGGTAATAGTGGCACATCCCCCTGGTATACTTAACTGTATCAGAAGAACCAGGAGCCATGTGACCAGGGGACACTAACACCATATGCAGGTGATGGAGCCTTCCATCCCTGAGCAAGTTTACCCGGGACAGAAAAGGCTGCGAAGCTAAGCACCATGAGTGTTTcaggtttttctttaaatattattttgtggTTCCTTTGTTTTGTTGTCTGCTCTTATTCCTTACCAAAAAAAGAGTGTCaagtttctttggaaaaacacacagaagaaaaaacaaaaatggaaaaacacaaaaacctcTGTTAATCCTAACTTTCCACTGTGAACTGGGGAAAAGATCCAGTGTTCTCATTGTCACCAGTGTAATGGTTCCTATCAAGATACTGTTTTAAGGCATCATCACTAAGAACCtatatctttaattaaaaaaaaaaaaagacagggatcCTGAGGCTGGAGGGAACCAGGTACTTGACAGGGCACATCCAACCCCATATTAATTAGAAATAACTTCTGGGCCAAAGTAACAGGCACAAATGACGAGGCTGAGATGGCCCGAAGTGTCAGCACTTAAGGGAAAGCATCCGTTTCCCTGGGCTACTAGCATTCTGTTACTCCACTAGGCAAGTTCCCAGTGTTTCTCCCACCCCACTAGGCTGTCCAGTGGCCCCCTGCCCCCTTCTCAGGAGAACCTAGGCTTCCTCACCGCCCGCTCGCGCTGGTGCCCACTGCCGTTACCTGGTTCTCCACCAGCATGGCGATGTCCATGAACATGTCGTGAAGCTCCTTGATGCTGCTCTCCAGCCTCACGATGTCTTTGTGCCGCCCCTCGATCTCGCTGAGGGCTTGCTTGGAAATCTGAGAGTCGATGATCTACGTACAGAAGACCACATAGAGACTGACCATCAGCCACTGTGCCCCCTACAGCCCTCACACACACCCCCGTGGGGTTCCCTGAGCCCCCGACCTCCACGTCCATCACTCACCCCCGAGGTGAAGATGGCAGGGTTTCCACTCTCCAgcatctcctccagctcctcatcTGTTGTTTTTTTGCCGGCTTTAGAACAAAAGAAGGAGAGCCTCAAATATAAGCACATCATTTCAAAAGTTCCCTGAAAATGAGGAACAAGGTCACTTCACTACAAAACCACAGCCTCTCCACCACTCCCCCAGCAGCCTCCAGACTCGCCTTTCTCCAGACTTCTCCCCTAATCCAATCCATCCTTAACATTATCAGTGATCACCTTCCTGAAGCACAAGTCAGATTACATTCCTTCCAGGCTCAGAATGTTTACTGGCCCCCTTCGCTCAGTCACAGAGTCCAAGGTCCTCTGGACAAGGAGCCGGTTTCCTGGGTGAGCCCTCCCTCCGTCCATTTAGTCCTCCCCCTGTTCCCAGGCCCTGGACAGCCTGCCACTCCGGAACACACGTGCTTTGCTCTGACTGCATCCTGGCTCACGTGGTCCCTGCGCTCAAAGCATATTGCGCCCCGCAGCGCCCGGCACTCCGTGTTACTAATTCATAAAGGGCGTAGCTTTATTAACATCTTTATTTCTCCCGGCAACCAGCACCGCACCTTTGATTTCATAAATGTTCTTTGCTATCAGACAGACAGCCAAAGATGGCATGAGTCCTGAGGAGGGCATCTGTGGAGCAAGTGTTTCCCTCCACGGGGGAGGGAACTCTGgctccaacagcagcagaatgaCTTGGGCCCGATCAGCAGTGCTGCCTTTCAGTCTAAGGATGCGCCAGGGCTGTGAGGCTCGCTGGTCCTCGGCTTGGGCTCAAAACACAAGGCAGAAGCCACCGAAGGGGCcgcccctgctcctccccaggcctcccagcTTGGGCGGGGCCAGCACGTGGCAGGAAAGGGGGCGGGGCCACGCCCGACTTCAAACACCCACTGATTTCGAGCTGCCGCTGGATCCGCCCTTTGCTGCGTTCACGGAAGTCCACCTGCGCCTCGTTGTATTTGGTCATCACCTCCACGAACTTCCGGGAGAGGACGGAGTGCTGCGGGGACAAGGTCAAACGCTGAAAGCCCCCCGGCGGGGAGGGAGGCGAAGGTCCTAATTCTTGTAgaacccccaccccacagagcCTCGTCCCCGGCGTCAGGCCTGGAGCCAGAAGACCCGGCACAAGACTCAACCTCTTGGTTTCCTAACTTTTTGGTTTTCCGGACCACTGAGAATGTCTGCTGACCTTTCCAAAGCACGTTTTCAGCATCTGTTTACCTGTCCTTCTGAACCCATACAGTAATTGTGAGGCCCAAGGAGAACTCTCTGAATCTCAAAGGTcctgctttcttttctattttttaaactgaggttggtttacaatgtcgtgtcaatttctggtgtacagcataaatatttcagtcatatattccttttctcttcctgacATCTCCAGGTGCTAAGAGCATGTGCATCGGATCACGTCTTCCTTTGCTGCTCTCCTGTTGGTTTTATGTCATAGTTTCCTTGTGCCACCTAAACATCGTGCCAGTTCTTCAAGGACAAGGATCATATCTTTGATGCCCACCAAACAGCCTGACTCCAAACTGGAGAACTAAGGACCAACAACCACTGGAgagacttcagtttcctcacctgtgaaccAGGGAGGCACACTAAACCCTAACCTGTGCTCGGGGAGCCTCAGGGGCTTCCTTAGAGGAACGAGTGAAAGAGGGGCCCCCAGAGCTGGGCTCGGCCCCTGTTCCCTGCTTCAACCTGCGCTGCACCCCCTACCTGTTCTCAAACTGAGTTCCAAATAAGTTGAgggtttttttgtcttgtttttaactcTATAActagaaaggggaaccctcctacactattggtaggaatgtaaatcggtgcagctactgtgcaaaacagtatggaggttccttaaaaaactaaaagtagagctaccatatgattcaacagtcccactcctaggcattttTCCAggtggaaaagatgaaaattctaattcaaaaaagatacatgcaccccaatgttcacagcagcactatttacaatagccaagacatggaagcaacctaaatgtccatcaacagatgactggataaagacacacacacacacacacacacacacacacacacgactattactcagccattaaaaagaatgaaatattgccatttgcagcaacacgatggacctagagattatcatactaaatgaagtaagttagacagagaaaggcaaatattatatcacttatatgtggaatctaaaaaaaaaatacaatcaacttatttacaaaaacagaaacagattcacagacatagaaaagaaatttatgattaccaaaggggcaaggggttggggaggaaaaacttaggagtatgggattaacagatacacactactatatattaaatagatgaacaacaatggtttactgtatagcacagggaactatattcagtatcttgtaataacctataatggaaaaaagtcttaagaaatatatatatagtatgtagataaccaaatcactttgctgtacacctaaaactaacaatattataaatcaacgatatttcaataaacatctttaaaaaaatttaaaagactccACAgctaagaaaaacaaagaaatgtaaagacgGGGCTAGACGGTTGTTGGACCAGGGAAATCTCACCTGGGATTTCCGAATCCGAAGGTCTGCTGACGACCGGACCTCATCTTCTTCAATATGCCTCTCCATgcctggagaggagagaaggtgaTTCTAGCTACACACCAGCTCCTCTCCTCCAAGACACAGGCTGTTCAGCTCGACCTCATCTCATGCTCACACACCTGGCCCAGGAGACGTAACGGCAGGCAGACCCAGTCTCAGAAGATCAGCTCACACATGAGCCTCAGGACTCACACACCACTCAGAACTGGACACAGGTCTCCCCAAACACATCTCAGCACAGGGGTAACAGCATGAGTCTCTGTCGCCAACAGACTCGGGCTCAAATCCTtgccctgccacttactagctatgtaacCTTGGaaaagccacttaacctctcttagTGTTCCCATCTTCTCGTCTGTAAAACAGAATAAATCTCGGTGCCCCCCTCACAAAAGCGACGTGAAAATGACATGAGAACACACAAGGAGTGCTTGGTTCTGTAGCGGGCACACGATCACTGCTCTGATTGGAGGCTGCCACTAATGACCTCCAGCTCCACCCCCGTGAAGACAGGCAGTACAGTCTGTCTTGGGGGAAGAAGTGATAAATGAGGCTGAGCAACACTGCTTTCACTCTCTGACCAATAGCAAATACAGTGGGGCAAGAGTGCAGACCAGGGCCATGGAACTGAGAAACCCTCTGGGCCCCCAGAGGAACGGACTCTGTGACAGTGGCTTCACTGAACAATGCCCTAAACTGCGGGGTGGGAGTAACAGGAGGGAGATATACCCCCGGCCCCCAAGAAATGTCTGTAGACTGAAGAACCCAGCTGGCATCCACGTATCTCTCACATCACAGTTCAAATGTACATAGGTGCTGGGGAAACGGGACCCGGAAGAGAAAAGTCAGTCACACAAGTGTTCAGTAGCTGACAGCACACTTTCATTCCCATCTCCCAACTTCAAGTCCAGACTCTCTCAACCACAGTCATGACTCAAGGGCAGGTAAAATTTCTGGGGCTCTCATAGTTCATTCTGGGAACACTGCTCAGACCATAAGCCCAGATGCCACGAGTGGTGTCACTCCCAGCGGGAAGAGTTTCAGTCCAGAAGGTGGGACCCCGTGGAAGTGAGATGGGGGGGCCGGGGGCTTcccgggcgggggggggggcttccCATTCTCCGTGTTCCCTTCTTACTTTTCAGTTTGTTCCGGACATTGTTGGCTCTTTTCTTGATCTCAGTTGTGAGCTGCTCCAGGTCATCCTTGGTTTCTGGGTACACAAAGAATCACGGAAGACAGATGGCTTAGTCAGCTACAACAGTCAACAGAGTGGGTGGGGCGCTTCCTCCGGCACCCACTGCCCAGAGCAGTGCA
This genomic interval carries:
- the STX3 gene encoding syntaxin-3 isoform X1, with amino-acid sequence MKDRLEQLKAKQLTQDDDTDEVEIAIDNTAFMDEFFSEIEETRLNIDKISEHVEEAKKLYSIILSAPIPEPKTKDDLEQLTTEIKKRANNVRNKLKSMERHIEEDEVRSSADLRIRKSQHSVLSRKFVEVMTKYNEAQVDFRERSKGRIQRQLEITGKKTTDEELEEMLESGNPAIFTSGIIDSQISKQALSEIEGRHKDIVRLESSIKELHDMFMDIAMLVENQGEMIDNIELNVMHTVDHVEKARDETKRALKYQGQARKKLIIIIVVVVVLLGIVALIIGLSVGLK
- the STX3 gene encoding syntaxin-3 isoform X2; this translates as MDEFFSEIEETRLNIDKISEHVEEAKKLYSIILSAPIPEPKTKDDLEQLTTEIKKRANNVRNKLKSMERHIEEDEVRSSADLRIRKSQHSVLSRKFVEVMTKYNEAQVDFRERSKGRIQRQLEITGKKTTDEELEEMLESGNPAIFTSGIIDSQISKQALSEIEGRHKDIVRLESSIKELHDMFMDIAMLVENQGEMIDNIELNVMHTVDHVEKARDETKRALKYQGQARKKLIIIIVVVVVLLGIVALIIGLSVGLK